The Epinephelus lanceolatus isolate andai-2023 chromosome 8, ASM4190304v1, whole genome shotgun sequence genome includes a window with the following:
- the csf1b gene encoding macrophage colony-stimulating factor 1b isoform X1, with protein MTILVSTLIQSKAKLQVKCLCVLMFLSFPLTMAEVPGPCRHSITREHLLTVRHLMDNQLRSGCSITYTFIERRTLSKCCFVKAALPWILELLTTHFKYSRGSVNDGYVQTLRALILNIYSQKCVPQINEEVEDKPESFEMLYQGSTSEALQRASEVLSVYWELMMTSDAPVDWRCQQEYTETFGSTTDLYTESTTQYFTDSYGRNSVRASQRRPVRDLYKLGFIIVSICGGLLFILTLYCLVTQKRTHIPHRSRSYTNSSRELQDLEMEP; from the exons ATGACCATCCTTGTGTCAACCCTGATTCAGAGCAAAGCTAAG TTGCAGGtaaagtgtctgtgtgtccttatgTTCCTGAGCTTCCCTCTGACTATGGCTGAGGTCCCTGGTCCATGCAGACACTCCATCACGAGGGAGCACCTGCTGACAGTCAGGCATCTG ATGGACAACCAGCTGAGGAGTGGGTGCTCGATAACCTACACATTCATAGAACGGAGAACTTTG AGCAAATGTTGCTTTGTAAAAGCTGCTTTACCCTGGATCCTGGAGCTCCTCACAACCCACTTCAAATACAGCAGGGGTTCAGTCAATGATGGCTACGTTCAGACCCTGAGAGCGCTCATCCTCAACATCTACTCTCAGAAATGTGTGCCTCAGATCAATGAGGAGGTTGAG GACAAGCCAGAGAGTTTTGAGATGCTCTACCAAGGGTCAACTTCAGAGGCACTGCAGAGGGCTTCAGAGGTTCTGTCTGTGTACTGGGAGCTGATGATGACGAGCGATGCACCAGTGGACTGGAGATGCCAGCAGGAATACACAGAAACCTTTGGCTCTACCACAGACCTATACACAGAATCAACCACACAATATTTCACAG ACAGTTATGGTAGGAACTCAGTGAGGGCCTCGCAGAGAAGACCAGTCAGAGACCTGTACAAGCTTGGCTTCATCATCGTCTCCATCTGCGGAGGACTACTGTTCATACTCACTCTCTACTGTCTCGTCACACAAAAG AGAACTCACATCCCTCACAGATCAAGATCATACACAAACTCAAG CAGAGAGCTGCAGGACTTGGAGATGGAGCCATAA
- the csf1b gene encoding macrophage colony-stimulating factor 1b isoform X2, with product MTILVSTLIQSKAKLQVKCLCVLMFLSFPLTMAEVPGPCRHSITREHLLTVRHLMDNQLRSGCSITYTFIERRTLSKCCFVKAALPWILELLTTHFKYSRGSVNDGYVQTLRALILNIYSQKCVPQINEEVEDKPESFEMLYQGSTSEALQRASEVLSVYWELMMTSDAPVDWRCQQEYTETFGSTTDLYTESTTQYFTDSYGRNSVRASQRRPVRDLYKLGFIIVSICGGLLFILTLYCLVTQKRTHIPHRSRSYTNSRELQDLEMEP from the exons ATGACCATCCTTGTGTCAACCCTGATTCAGAGCAAAGCTAAG TTGCAGGtaaagtgtctgtgtgtccttatgTTCCTGAGCTTCCCTCTGACTATGGCTGAGGTCCCTGGTCCATGCAGACACTCCATCACGAGGGAGCACCTGCTGACAGTCAGGCATCTG ATGGACAACCAGCTGAGGAGTGGGTGCTCGATAACCTACACATTCATAGAACGGAGAACTTTG AGCAAATGTTGCTTTGTAAAAGCTGCTTTACCCTGGATCCTGGAGCTCCTCACAACCCACTTCAAATACAGCAGGGGTTCAGTCAATGATGGCTACGTTCAGACCCTGAGAGCGCTCATCCTCAACATCTACTCTCAGAAATGTGTGCCTCAGATCAATGAGGAGGTTGAG GACAAGCCAGAGAGTTTTGAGATGCTCTACCAAGGGTCAACTTCAGAGGCACTGCAGAGGGCTTCAGAGGTTCTGTCTGTGTACTGGGAGCTGATGATGACGAGCGATGCACCAGTGGACTGGAGATGCCAGCAGGAATACACAGAAACCTTTGGCTCTACCACAGACCTATACACAGAATCAACCACACAATATTTCACAG ACAGTTATGGTAGGAACTCAGTGAGGGCCTCGCAGAGAAGACCAGTCAGAGACCTGTACAAGCTTGGCTTCATCATCGTCTCCATCTGCGGAGGACTACTGTTCATACTCACTCTCTACTGTCTCGTCACACAAAAG AGAACTCACATCCCTCACAGATCAAGATCATACACAAACTCAAG AGAGCTGCAGGACTTGGAGATGGAGCCATAA
- the csf1b gene encoding macrophage colony-stimulating factor 1b isoform X3, which yields MTILVSTLIQSKAKVKCLCVLMFLSFPLTMAEVPGPCRHSITREHLLTVRHLMDNQLRSGCSITYTFIERRTLSKCCFVKAALPWILELLTTHFKYSRGSVNDGYVQTLRALILNIYSQKCVPQINEEVEDKPESFEMLYQGSTSEALQRASEVLSVYWELMMTSDAPVDWRCQQEYTETFGSTTDLYTESTTQYFTDSYGRNSVRASQRRPVRDLYKLGFIIVSICGGLLFILTLYCLVTQKRTHIPHRSRSYTNSSRELQDLEMEP from the exons ATGACCATCCTTGTGTCAACCCTGATTCAGAGCAAAGCTAAG GtaaagtgtctgtgtgtccttatgTTCCTGAGCTTCCCTCTGACTATGGCTGAGGTCCCTGGTCCATGCAGACACTCCATCACGAGGGAGCACCTGCTGACAGTCAGGCATCTG ATGGACAACCAGCTGAGGAGTGGGTGCTCGATAACCTACACATTCATAGAACGGAGAACTTTG AGCAAATGTTGCTTTGTAAAAGCTGCTTTACCCTGGATCCTGGAGCTCCTCACAACCCACTTCAAATACAGCAGGGGTTCAGTCAATGATGGCTACGTTCAGACCCTGAGAGCGCTCATCCTCAACATCTACTCTCAGAAATGTGTGCCTCAGATCAATGAGGAGGTTGAG GACAAGCCAGAGAGTTTTGAGATGCTCTACCAAGGGTCAACTTCAGAGGCACTGCAGAGGGCTTCAGAGGTTCTGTCTGTGTACTGGGAGCTGATGATGACGAGCGATGCACCAGTGGACTGGAGATGCCAGCAGGAATACACAGAAACCTTTGGCTCTACCACAGACCTATACACAGAATCAACCACACAATATTTCACAG ACAGTTATGGTAGGAACTCAGTGAGGGCCTCGCAGAGAAGACCAGTCAGAGACCTGTACAAGCTTGGCTTCATCATCGTCTCCATCTGCGGAGGACTACTGTTCATACTCACTCTCTACTGTCTCGTCACACAAAAG AGAACTCACATCCCTCACAGATCAAGATCATACACAAACTCAAG CAGAGAGCTGCAGGACTTGGAGATGGAGCCATAA
- the csf1b gene encoding macrophage colony-stimulating factor 1b isoform X4, giving the protein MFLSFPLTMAEVPGPCRHSITREHLLTVRHLMDNQLRSGCSITYTFIERRTLSKCCFVKAALPWILELLTTHFKYSRGSVNDGYVQTLRALILNIYSQKCVPQINEEVEDKPESFEMLYQGSTSEALQRASEVLSVYWELMMTSDAPVDWRCQQEYTETFGSTTDLYTESTTQYFTDSYGRNSVRASQRRPVRDLYKLGFIIVSICGGLLFILTLYCLVTQKRTHIPHRSRSYTNSSRELQDLEMEP; this is encoded by the exons atgTTCCTGAGCTTCCCTCTGACTATGGCTGAGGTCCCTGGTCCATGCAGACACTCCATCACGAGGGAGCACCTGCTGACAGTCAGGCATCTG ATGGACAACCAGCTGAGGAGTGGGTGCTCGATAACCTACACATTCATAGAACGGAGAACTTTG AGCAAATGTTGCTTTGTAAAAGCTGCTTTACCCTGGATCCTGGAGCTCCTCACAACCCACTTCAAATACAGCAGGGGTTCAGTCAATGATGGCTACGTTCAGACCCTGAGAGCGCTCATCCTCAACATCTACTCTCAGAAATGTGTGCCTCAGATCAATGAGGAGGTTGAG GACAAGCCAGAGAGTTTTGAGATGCTCTACCAAGGGTCAACTTCAGAGGCACTGCAGAGGGCTTCAGAGGTTCTGTCTGTGTACTGGGAGCTGATGATGACGAGCGATGCACCAGTGGACTGGAGATGCCAGCAGGAATACACAGAAACCTTTGGCTCTACCACAGACCTATACACAGAATCAACCACACAATATTTCACAG ACAGTTATGGTAGGAACTCAGTGAGGGCCTCGCAGAGAAGACCAGTCAGAGACCTGTACAAGCTTGGCTTCATCATCGTCTCCATCTGCGGAGGACTACTGTTCATACTCACTCTCTACTGTCTCGTCACACAAAAG AGAACTCACATCCCTCACAGATCAAGATCATACACAAACTCAAG CAGAGAGCTGCAGGACTTGGAGATGGAGCCATAA
- the LOC117258520 gene encoding fibromodulin encodes MSKGGGVVSDQPAVMRTVVLLLIMGIVDLSTSQYYSHFQWLSHLRGRRRHAGLWAEDVDCPLECDCPSSFPTAMYCHGRNLQHVPYVPSHIKYVYLQRNQITGIQDGVFDNATNLVWVVLFHNQLSSDKIGKNVFSKLKHLDRLLLDHNELTRVPPNLPKSVTDLRLDHNKITKILSSSFEGMANLTTLQLQANVIEDIGGVFKGLKSLTMLDMRENKLKKIPDNLPERLQQLYLEFNNIESVPPGFLTMNPKLQFVRLAHNKLTDKGLPSNVFNISTLVELDLSFNKLEKIPVVSRNLENLYLHANKIKEFSLSSFCDTVDMTNFSRLRMLRLDANEISAEDIPAEAAYCLRHVAFIDV; translated from the exons ATGAGCAAGGGAGGAGGTGTCGTCTCTGATCAACCAGCTG TGATGCGGACAGTGGTGCTCCTCCTCATTATGGGAATAGTGGATCTGAGCACCAGTCAGTATTACAGTCATTTCCAGTGGCTGTCCCATCTGCGAGGGCGGCGGCGCCATGCCGGCTTGTGGGCCGAGGATGTGGACTGCCCCCTGGAGTGCGACTGCCCCTCATCCTTCCCCACAGCTATGTACTGTCACGGCCGCAACCTTCAGCACGTTCCATACGTCCCCTCACACATTAAGTACGTCTACCTGCAGCGTAACCAGATCACAGGCATCCAGGATGGGGTGTTTGACAACGCTACCAACTTGGTCTGGGTCGTGCTGTTTCACAACCAGCTCAGCTCAGACAAGATCGGCAAGAATGTTTTCAGCAAGCTCAAGCACCTGGACCGGCTTCTCTTGGATCACAATGAGCTCACACGTGTGCCTCCCAACCTGCCCAAGTCAGTCACGGACCTGCGACTTGATCATAACAAGATCACAAAAATCCTTTCCAGCTCCTTCGAAGGGATGGCCAACCTCACCACCCTTCAGCTCCAAGCAAATGTTATAGAGGACATTGGAGGTGTGTTCAAGGGACTGAAGTCTCTGACTATGCTGGATATGAGGGAAAACAAGCTGAAGAAAATCCCCGACAACCTCCCTGagaggctgcagcagctgtACCTGGAGTTTAATAACATAGAGAGTGTGCCGCCAGGCTTCCTCACCATGAATCCTAAACTGCAGTTTGTCCGCTTGGCTCATAACAAGCTGACAGATAAAGGACTTCCATCCAATGTCTTTAATATCAGCACGCTGGTTGAACTTGACCTTTCTTTCAATAAACTGGAGAAGATCCCTGTTGTCAGTAGGAACCTGGAGAACCTTTATTTACACGCCAATAAGATCAAAG AGTTCTCCCTGAGCAGTTTCTGCGATACAGTCGACATGACAAACTTCTCCAGGCTCAGAATGCTGCGTTTGGATGCCAATGAGATCAGCGCCGAAGACATTCCTGCTGAGGCTGCCTACTGTTTGCGGCATGTTGCCTTTATTGATGTGTAG